From one Flavobacteriales bacterium genomic stretch:
- the purB gene encoding adenylosuccinate lyase: protein MELDPLTAISPIDGRYRDRTRQLAQWFSEQALMRYRLRVELEYFIFLCEIPLPELAGTPLAKLKPVQERVANLSTSDAQRIKDIEKVTNHDVKAVEYFLKERLDEAGLGAQKEFVHFALTSQDINNTALPMMLMDFLQYGYLPAITAVRDALHGLALEWSQVPMLARTHGQPASPTRLGKELQVFVERIDHQLRLLNDVPFSGKFGGATGNFNAHHAAYPEIDWVARADEFLSKHLALKRQQFTTQIEHYDHLAALFDAMRRVNTILTDLCRDVWQYVSLDYFRQRTKAGEIGSSAMPHKVNPIDFENAEGNLGLANALFGHLSEKLPISRLQRDLTDSTVTRNIGVPMAHTMLAIDSIGKGLGKLLLNEAAIARDLEAQWPVIAEGIQTILRRAGYPQPYERLKELTRGKERITEADMRAFIEALDASAEVKAQLRALTPQNYTGIDLIGRVMP from the coding sequence ATGGAACTGGACCCGCTCACTGCCATCTCCCCCATCGATGGCCGCTACCGCGACCGCACCCGCCAACTGGCGCAATGGTTCAGCGAGCAAGCCCTCATGCGCTACCGCTTGCGCGTGGAGCTCGAATACTTCATCTTCCTCTGCGAGATTCCCTTGCCCGAATTGGCCGGAACCCCCTTGGCCAAGTTGAAGCCCGTGCAGGAGCGCGTGGCGAACTTGAGCACCAGCGATGCCCAACGCATCAAGGACATCGAGAAGGTGACCAACCACGATGTGAAAGCAGTTGAGTACTTCTTGAAGGAACGGCTCGATGAAGCCGGCCTCGGCGCACAGAAAGAGTTCGTTCACTTCGCCCTCACCAGCCAGGACATCAACAACACGGCCTTGCCGATGATGCTGATGGACTTCCTCCAGTACGGATACCTGCCGGCGATCACCGCCGTGCGCGATGCCCTGCATGGCCTCGCGCTCGAATGGTCGCAGGTGCCCATGCTCGCCCGTACACATGGCCAGCCTGCCTCTCCTACTCGGCTGGGGAAGGAGCTGCAGGTCTTCGTGGAGCGCATCGATCACCAGTTGCGCCTGCTCAACGATGTCCCCTTCAGCGGCAAGTTCGGCGGCGCCACCGGCAACTTCAACGCCCATCACGCGGCCTATCCGGAAATCGATTGGGTGGCACGTGCTGACGAATTCCTCTCGAAGCATCTCGCGCTGAAGCGCCAGCAGTTCACCACGCAGATCGAGCACTACGACCACCTCGCAGCGCTCTTCGACGCCATGCGCCGCGTGAACACCATCCTCACGGACCTCTGCCGCGACGTGTGGCAGTACGTGAGCCTCGACTACTTCCGTCAGCGCACCAAGGCCGGGGAGATCGGAAGCAGCGCCATGCCGCACAAGGTGAACCCCATCGATTTCGAGAATGCCGAAGGGAACCTGGGCCTGGCCAATGCGCTCTTCGGCCACCTCAGTGAGAAGTTGCCCATCAGCCGCCTGCAGCGCGACCTTACCGACAGCACCGTGACGCGCAACATCGGCGTGCCCATGGCGCACACCATGCTCGCCATCGACAGCATCGGCAAGGGACTCGGCAAGCTGCTCTTGAACGAAGCCGCCATCGCCCGCGACCTCGAAGCGCAATGGCCGGTGATCGCCGAGGGCATCCAGACCATCCTGCGCCGCGCGGGCTATCCGCAGCCCTACGAGCGCCTCAAGGAGCTCACGCGCGGCAAGGAGCGCATCACCGAGGCCGACATGCGCGCCTTCATCGAAGCCCTTGATGCCAGCGCCGAGGTGAAAGCGCAGCTCCGGGCGCTCACCCCGCAGAACTATACCGGGATCGACCTGATCGGCCGGGTGATGCCCTGA
- the ispE gene encoding 4-(cytidine 5'-diphospho)-2-C-methyl-D-erythritol kinase: MIAFPKAKINLGLNVLRKRPDGFHEIESVMVPIPLFDALEAVVDPGMSDGEAAYARTGVQLDGDSSNDLVMRAHALLSVRRALPGIRLHLHKHIPAGAGLGGGSSDGTTAILLLDRLLGLRLAKDELMEMAAQLGSDCAFFLKDCPQLAEGRGERLTPVQLDLAGIWLYLVNPGIHISTKEAFALTQVTERRLAIAEVLASQPMEQWSSLAPNVMQPAIAAKHPAIACAIEQLAHAGARHAAMSGSGSTVFGLFASCPAAISWPEGHRSWILQLG, encoded by the coding sequence ATGATCGCCTTCCCGAAAGCGAAGATCAATCTGGGCCTCAATGTGTTGCGAAAGCGGCCCGATGGCTTCCACGAAATCGAGAGCGTCATGGTGCCGATTCCGCTGTTCGATGCCCTCGAGGCCGTTGTTGACCCGGGAATGTCCGATGGGGAGGCGGCTTACGCACGAACGGGGGTCCAGTTGGATGGTGATTCCAGCAACGACTTGGTGATGCGCGCGCATGCCTTGCTCTCAGTGCGACGCGCGTTGCCCGGAATCCGCTTGCACCTGCATAAGCATATCCCTGCCGGGGCCGGTTTGGGTGGCGGCAGCAGTGATGGCACCACCGCGATATTGCTCTTGGATAGATTGCTCGGATTGCGACTCGCCAAGGACGAGCTGATGGAGATGGCAGCGCAGCTCGGGAGCGACTGCGCGTTCTTCCTGAAGGATTGTCCTCAGTTGGCCGAAGGGCGAGGGGAACGGTTGACGCCGGTCCAGCTTGATCTTGCTGGGATATGGTTGTACTTGGTCAATCCAGGCATCCACATCTCCACGAAGGAAGCCTTCGCGTTGACCCAGGTCACAGAGCGGCGCTTGGCCATCGCCGAAGTGCTGGCGAGCCAACCGATGGAGCAATGGAGCTCCCTTGCTCCGAATGTCATGCAGCCGGCGATCGCTGCCAAGCATCCGGCCATTGCATGCGCAATAGAACAACTTGCGCATGCGGGTGCGCGGCACGCGGCCATGAGCGGATCGGGATCCACCGTCTTCGGCCTTTTTGCTTCATGCCCAGCCGCAATATCGTGGCCAGAAGGTCACCGATCTTGGATTCTGCAGTTAGGGTAG
- the dnaB gene encoding replicative DNA helicase: protein MADLSTSRAPGRLRGGPRRESTSALLASALEAGKLPPQAPELEQAVLGALMLERNAVNEAIDILQPDSFYVEAHKRIFNAILELFRNDQPIDILTVTEELKKRGELDVVGGAFYISQLTSKVASSANVEYHARIISQKHILRELIRISAETTRDAYDDSADVFDLLDKAEQDLYAITSGNLKRNYEPMSDLIQDAIANIENAKSKTGGVSGVPTGFTNLDKLTAGWQRSDMVIVAARPAMGKTAFVLSMARNIAVEHKKAVAVFSLEMSSTQLVTRLIASEAGISSEKLRKGELNDQEFTILHQHIARLTNAPIFIDDTPALNIFELRAKARRLKSQHNVDLIIIDYLQLMTGGGDNRGGNREQEISSISRSIKSIAKELDIPIIALSQLSRAVETRGGDKRPMLSDLRESGAIEQDADIVCFLYRPEYYKIYEDEHGSTLGIGEVIVAKHRNGALDTVRLRFIPELAKFADLDTMPGNFAVDGMGSDDGAFRTVTRPSRMNDDFGTDDQDAPF from the coding sequence ATGGCAGACCTCTCCACCTCACGCGCTCCGGGCCGGCTGCGCGGTGGCCCACGACGCGAATCAACCTCTGCACTGCTCGCTTCGGCCCTCGAAGCCGGCAAGCTGCCTCCGCAGGCGCCGGAGCTGGAGCAGGCCGTCCTCGGCGCGCTGATGCTCGAGCGCAATGCCGTGAACGAGGCCATCGACATCCTTCAGCCGGACAGCTTCTACGTGGAGGCCCACAAGCGCATCTTCAACGCGATCCTGGAGCTGTTCCGCAATGACCAGCCCATCGACATCCTCACCGTGACCGAGGAGCTGAAGAAGCGCGGCGAGCTCGACGTGGTGGGCGGCGCCTTCTATATCAGCCAGCTCACCAGCAAGGTGGCCAGCAGCGCCAACGTGGAATACCACGCGCGCATCATCAGCCAGAAGCACATCCTGCGCGAGCTCATCCGAATCAGCGCCGAGACCACGCGCGACGCCTACGACGACAGCGCCGATGTCTTCGACCTGCTCGACAAGGCTGAACAGGACCTCTACGCCATCACCAGCGGGAACCTCAAGCGGAACTATGAGCCGATGAGCGACCTGATCCAGGACGCCATCGCCAACATCGAGAACGCCAAGAGCAAGACCGGCGGCGTGAGCGGCGTGCCCACTGGCTTCACCAACCTCGACAAGCTCACCGCCGGCTGGCAGCGCAGCGACATGGTGATCGTGGCGGCCAGGCCGGCCATGGGAAAAACCGCATTCGTCCTCAGCATGGCGCGCAACATCGCCGTGGAGCACAAGAAAGCCGTGGCCGTCTTCAGCCTCGAGATGAGCAGCACCCAGCTGGTCACGCGCTTGATCGCGAGCGAGGCCGGCATCAGCAGTGAGAAGCTGCGCAAAGGCGAGCTCAACGACCAGGAGTTCACCATCCTGCACCAGCACATCGCGCGCCTCACCAACGCGCCCATCTTCATCGACGACACCCCGGCCCTCAACATCTTCGAGCTGCGCGCAAAGGCCCGCCGCCTCAAGAGCCAGCACAACGTCGATCTGATCATCATCGATTACCTGCAGCTGATGACCGGCGGCGGCGACAACCGCGGCGGCAACCGCGAGCAGGAAATCAGCAGCATCAGCCGGAGCATCAAGAGCATCGCCAAGGAGCTCGACATCCCCATCATCGCCCTCAGCCAGCTGAGCCGCGCCGTGGAGACCCGCGGCGGCGACAAGCGGCCCATGCTCAGCGACCTGCGCGAATCGGGCGCCATCGAGCAGGACGCCGACATCGTGTGCTTCCTGTACCGCCCCGAGTACTACAAGATCTATGAGGATGAGCACGGCAGCACCCTCGGCATCGGCGAGGTGATCGTAGCCAAGCACCGCAACGGCGCCCTCGACACCGTGCGCCTGCGCTTCATCCCCGAACTCGCCAAGTTCGCAGACTTGGACACCATGCCCGGTAACTTCGCCGTTGATGGCATGGGATCGGACGACGGCGCATTCCGCACCGTGACCCGGCCCAGCCGCATGAACGATGACTTCGGCACAGACGATCAGGACGCTCCTTTCTAG
- a CDS encoding acetyl-CoA carboxylase carboxyltransferase subunit alpha — protein sequence METFLEFEKPVQHLIEQIDKLKEVSAQGEVDVTATLKDLEKKLRETRQEIYSKLSPWERVQVSRHPDRPYTLKYIEHLSEGSFIELHGDRTVKDDKAMVGGFGQMNGRTVMFIGQQKGINTKMRQYRNFGMANPEGYRKAMRLMKLAEKFNKPVVTFIDTPGAFPGLEAEERGQGEAIARNLFEMVQLRVPVICVIIGEGASGGALGIGVGDKVLMLENTWYSVISPESCSSILWRSWDYKEQAASALRLTANDMLSNKLIDGIIKEPVGGAHADAEEACRLVRNEVQKHLEKLVKVAPDKLVERRIAKFCSMGVVIKAKAERKPRKKEQAKA from the coding sequence ATGGAGACCTTCCTCGAATTCGAGAAGCCTGTACAGCACCTCATCGAGCAGATTGACAAGCTCAAGGAGGTGTCCGCGCAAGGTGAAGTGGATGTGACGGCGACGTTGAAGGATTTGGAGAAGAAGCTGCGTGAAACGCGACAGGAGATCTACTCGAAGCTTAGCCCGTGGGAACGCGTGCAGGTGAGCAGGCATCCGGACCGCCCCTACACGCTGAAGTACATCGAGCACTTGAGCGAAGGGAGCTTCATTGAGTTGCATGGCGACCGGACCGTGAAGGATGACAAGGCGATGGTGGGCGGATTCGGGCAGATGAATGGCCGAACGGTGATGTTCATCGGCCAGCAGAAAGGCATCAACACGAAGATGCGACAGTACCGGAACTTCGGAATGGCCAATCCGGAAGGCTATCGGAAAGCGATGCGGCTGATGAAGCTCGCAGAGAAATTCAACAAGCCGGTTGTCACCTTCATCGACACACCAGGCGCATTCCCCGGCCTCGAGGCCGAGGAGCGCGGCCAAGGCGAGGCCATCGCGCGCAACCTCTTCGAGATGGTACAGCTCCGCGTGCCTGTGATCTGCGTGATCATTGGCGAAGGCGCCAGCGGAGGAGCGCTCGGGATAGGCGTGGGCGACAAGGTGCTCATGCTCGAGAACACCTGGTACAGTGTGATCTCGCCGGAATCGTGCAGCAGCATCCTGTGGCGCAGCTGGGACTACAAGGAGCAGGCCGCCAGCGCGCTAAGGCTCACAGCGAATGACATGCTGTCGAACAAGCTCATCGACGGCATCATCAAGGAGCCTGTCGGCGGTGCACATGCCGATGCGGAAGAGGCCTGCCGGCTGGTGCGCAATGAGGTGCAGAAGCACTTGGAAAAACTGGTGAAGGTGGCACCCGATAAGCTCGTGGAGCGCCGCATCGCCAAGTTCTGCTCTATGGGCGTGGTGATCAAGGCGAAGGCTGAGAGGAAGCCCAGGAAGAAGGAACAGGCGAAGGCCTAA
- a CDS encoding asparagine synthetase B has product MALAATLALTLPALASKLFIPMDGTQRDHLKAYGVAYWTLQRDVPVEWLLNYRGGSFLIDHFQVIEQELKVRGVSFQVIADAQAGAILTEIADPEVNMEAVKLEKPPRIAVYAPESFQPWDDAVALVMQYAEIPYDRIYDPQVIAGALPKYDWLHLHHEDFTGQYGKFYRSYSNAPWYRAQVQESEAMAAQLGFAKVSQMKLAVALKIRDYVAGGGYLFTMCSGTDSYDIALAAEGIDICAAEFDHDPIDPACQSKIDFNRGFAFRNYRLITDPMIYEFSDIDATDIHGRIGQPRDFFTLFDFSAKWDIVPTMLCQSHEQVVRGFMGQTTAFRKDLVKPGITVMGENKAQGTVKYIHGELGLGQWTYYGGHDPEDYQHMVGDPPTDLSLHPNSSGYRLILNNILFPAARKRKQKT; this is encoded by the coding sequence ATCGCGCTCGCTGCGACCTTGGCGCTCACGCTCCCGGCTTTAGCCTCCAAGCTGTTCATCCCGATGGATGGGACGCAGCGCGACCACCTGAAGGCCTACGGCGTAGCGTATTGGACGCTGCAGCGCGATGTGCCCGTGGAATGGCTGCTCAACTATCGCGGCGGGAGCTTCCTCATCGACCACTTCCAGGTGATCGAGCAGGAGCTCAAGGTGCGCGGCGTCAGCTTCCAGGTGATCGCCGATGCGCAGGCCGGTGCGATCCTCACCGAGATCGCCGATCCGGAGGTGAACATGGAAGCCGTGAAGCTCGAGAAGCCCCCCAGGATCGCGGTGTACGCACCAGAGAGCTTCCAGCCGTGGGACGATGCCGTGGCCCTAGTGATGCAGTACGCTGAGATTCCTTATGACCGTATCTACGACCCGCAGGTGATCGCTGGCGCGCTGCCGAAGTACGATTGGCTGCACCTGCACCACGAGGACTTCACCGGGCAGTACGGAAAGTTCTACCGAAGCTACAGCAATGCGCCGTGGTACCGCGCGCAGGTGCAGGAGAGCGAAGCCATGGCCGCCCAGCTCGGCTTCGCCAAGGTGAGCCAGATGAAGCTCGCCGTGGCCCTGAAGATCCGTGATTACGTGGCAGGCGGCGGCTACCTCTTCACCATGTGCTCCGGAACCGACAGCTACGACATTGCCCTGGCGGCGGAAGGCATCGATATCTGCGCCGCCGAGTTCGATCATGATCCCATAGACCCCGCCTGCCAGAGCAAGATCGACTTCAACCGAGGATTCGCCTTCCGCAACTACCGCCTGATCACCGATCCGATGATCTACGAGTTCAGCGACATCGACGCCACCGATATCCACGGGCGCATCGGCCAACCCCGCGATTTCTTCACCCTGTTCGACTTCAGCGCCAAATGGGACATCGTCCCCACCATGCTCTGCCAGAGCCATGAGCAAGTGGTGCGCGGCTTCATGGGCCAGACCACCGCCTTCCGCAAGGACCTGGTGAAGCCCGGCATCACCGTGATGGGGGAGAACAAGGCGCAAGGCACGGTGAAGTACATCCACGGCGAGCTCGGCCTGGGGCAATGGACGTACTACGGCGGCCACGACCCCGAGGACTACCAGCACATGGTGGGCGACCCACCCACTGACCTGAGCCTGCACCCCAACTCCTCGGGCTATCGGCTCATCCTGAACAACATCCTTTTCCCCGCAGCGCGAAAGCGCAAGCAGAAGACCTGA